Proteins encoded within one genomic window of Nordella sp. HKS 07:
- a CDS encoding transporter substrate-binding domain-containing protein: MIKYLLAAFAALLLAGPAQAGDLSGKTLKVGSDTTSPPMEYVDQATGQIVGFDVDVVNAICAKLNCKAEFVTTGWDGIFAALDQGNFDLVASGVSITDERKKAMDFTDPYIVNSQAILVRVADQALTVEDFKSKGKKLSAQANTTDAQLAETLVGKDKVAAYDTFSAAILALKNKDVDGVVINGANGQAYEKEFAGELVVGIKDLQSDPLGLVFRKGDEHVASFNEGLQAIKDDGTLAQLIEKYWGLK, from the coding sequence ATGATAAAATATTTGCTTGCCGCCTTCGCAGCCCTGCTGCTGGCCGGCCCCGCCCAAGCCGGCGACCTCAGCGGCAAGACGCTCAAGGTGGGCTCCGACACGACATCGCCGCCCATGGAGTATGTCGACCAGGCGACGGGCCAGATCGTCGGCTTCGACGTCGACGTGGTGAACGCCATCTGCGCCAAGCTCAATTGCAAGGCCGAATTCGTCACCACCGGCTGGGATGGCATCTTCGCGGCACTCGATCAGGGCAACTTCGATCTGGTTGCGTCAGGCGTCTCGATCACCGATGAACGCAAGAAGGCGATGGATTTCACTGATCCTTATATCGTCAACAGCCAGGCCATTCTCGTGCGCGTCGCCGATCAGGCCCTCACCGTCGAGGATTTCAAAAGCAAGGGAAAGAAGCTTTCCGCCCAGGCGAACACGACCGATGCGCAGCTCGCCGAGACCCTGGTCGGCAAGGACAAGGTCGCCGCCTATGACACGTTCAGCGCCGCCATCCTTGCCCTGAAGAACAAGGACGTCGACGGCGTCGTCATCAACGGCGCCAATGGTCAGGCTTATGAGAAGGAGTTCGCCGGCGAACTCGTGGTCGGCATCAAGGACCTGCAGTCCGATCCCCTGGGCCTCGTCTTCCGCAAGGGCGACGAACATGTCGCCTCCTTCAATGAAGGCCTGCAGGCGATCAAGGACGACGGCACCCTGGCCCAGCTCATCGAGAAATATTGGGGCCTGAAGTAA
- a CDS encoding LacI family DNA-binding transcriptional regulator: MNTRKPQSQAAGQRPTVKTLAQATGYSIATISKALRDSPVVTAETKERIREAALKVGYQANMRGVSLRAGRTFQAAVLMPVIVAEGFEWDGVEYTQILSGISQALEGSPYNIAVHVIRDADDGRIVAQRIVETGLADGLIFSGIRADDPRIDFLVERNFPFVALGRCRKPVTYAHVDVDNDWAAHAATQRLIAGGHQRIALINPDSRLSYALDRIDGFRRAFLQAGLAPCDDLMAMGGLSPRFGKESALRLGHLPDPPTGFICVNEATTLGVLAGLSELGLAAGRDVDVIAYDDINVSAYFSPPLTTFYLPIERLGRKLGEFFLRRIAGEEPAALQEIYQPDLVVRQANKLVRP, from the coding sequence ATGAACACCAGAAAACCGCAGTCGCAAGCCGCTGGCCAGCGCCCCACGGTAAAGACCCTGGCGCAGGCCACCGGCTACTCGATCGCCACCATTTCCAAGGCGCTCCGGGATTCCCCCGTGGTCACGGCCGAGACCAAGGAGCGCATTCGCGAGGCCGCCCTCAAGGTCGGCTACCAGGCCAATATGCGCGGCGTATCTCTGCGCGCCGGCAGGACCTTTCAGGCCGCCGTGCTGATGCCGGTCATCGTTGCCGAAGGCTTCGAATGGGACGGTGTCGAATATACCCAGATCCTCAGCGGCATCAGCCAGGCGCTCGAAGGTTCACCCTACAATATCGCTGTGCATGTCATCCGTGACGCCGATGATGGGCGCATCGTCGCCCAGCGCATTGTGGAAACCGGTCTTGCCGACGGACTCATCTTCTCCGGCATCCGCGCGGACGACCCGCGCATCGACTTCCTGGTCGAGCGCAACTTCCCCTTCGTGGCGCTGGGCCGCTGCCGCAAGCCCGTGACCTATGCACATGTCGATGTCGACAATGACTGGGCCGCGCATGCCGCGACACAGCGCCTGATCGCCGGCGGCCACCAGCGCATCGCTCTCATCAATCCCGACAGCCGGCTTTCCTATGCCCTGGACCGCATTGACGGCTTCCGTCGGGCATTCCTCCAGGCGGGCCTCGCGCCCTGCGATGATCTCATGGCCATGGGCGGCCTCAGCCCCCGCTTCGGCAAGGAGAGCGCCTTGCGCCTCGGCCATCTGCCTGATCCGCCGACGGGTTTCATCTGCGTCAACGAAGCGACCACGCTCGGCGTGCTCGCAGGGTTATCGGAACTGGGCCTTGCGGCGGGACGTGATGTCGATGTCATCGCCTATGACGACATCAATGTCAGCGCCTATTTCTCCCCGCCTTTGACCACCTTCTATCTGCCGATCGAGCGGCTTGGCCGCAAGCTCGGAGAATTTTTCCTGCGTCGCATCGCCGGCGAAGAACCGGCGGCGCTGCAGGAAATCTACCAGCCGGACCTCGTCGTCCGGCAGGCTAACAAGCTCGTCCGGCCGTGA
- a CDS encoding DUF3772 domain-containing protein — protein MSLIDLRFRYAVAVFCGFLVFTLQALAFDQAILGQAERAAVSLKQDLTRIQNELSLPTLTSDQLTDFRRQLDDVRATSVRQSESLRGPLVEVDQQLKSIGPAPADGTSEPSAIADRRTELQSSLNRIKAAQAQLDLVTVEADQQIARVAQLQRDQFFSRLLERTGSVLSPSFWYDGLTGSATFFSRLSQLLVNWWKEISQTGDLSVLFIVPLILGGLVVLYHQIRRWFMRRFGSSLFVRSRPPDDTDRLWRIVRGAVFAGLSILALFIAFYLSFGAAGFLTPRFAQFVSAFSDLLITPAIFGTLVYRMAAPINPAYRVLNLDDKAAGRFAFLTTLAVVLSVLKDSFTEIAAVLYLPSTFMAAQGASVAIGLIVVIAAILFIARNQEGLPKTAHDGAIYFTWARKFGPPIWLLLLVATVALCLGYIALAGFIAEQIVDTSLLIVTLLLVHHLTDALVVSGLDSGSSFGQFLRRITGLGERGVARLSTVFRTFIDLALVLVGLPLLFLNWTVTWVSFSSLLDRAFDTFKVGNISFSLSSIALIITVLVCGFLLTKIVTRWLNARVLSQTQIDSGVRDSVVKGANYAGYVAAAGFALSAAGLDFSNLAIVAGALGVGIGFGLQSIVNNFLSGLILLAERPVRAGDWVDIKGSEGIIKQINVRSTEIETFDNCSIIVPNSLLITEPVKNWTHRDTIGRFVVTVPASVSADPVEVRDIILKAAKDHALVLYHPEPTVTLRDFGQNGYIFDLKAYVGDITSGASVASDIRFSILAAFQENGIQLPRAFADVRVGESDVPASQPARTTAKPAKA, from the coding sequence ATGAGTCTGATCGATCTCCGCTTCCGCTATGCCGTGGCTGTATTCTGCGGTTTCCTCGTCTTCACGCTGCAGGCACTTGCCTTCGATCAGGCCATTCTGGGCCAGGCCGAGCGGGCGGCGGTATCGCTCAAGCAGGATTTGACCCGCATCCAGAACGAGCTATCGCTGCCGACGCTCACCTCCGACCAGCTCACCGATTTCCGCCGCCAGCTCGACGATGTCCGCGCCACATCGGTGCGCCAGTCCGAGAGCCTGAGAGGACCGCTTGTCGAGGTCGACCAGCAACTCAAGAGCATCGGGCCAGCTCCCGCCGACGGCACGAGCGAGCCGTCGGCCATCGCCGACCGGCGCACGGAATTGCAGAGTAGTCTGAATCGGATCAAGGCGGCGCAGGCGCAGCTCGATCTCGTCACCGTCGAGGCCGACCAGCAGATCGCCCGCGTCGCGCAATTGCAGCGCGATCAGTTTTTCAGCCGCCTGTTGGAGCGCACGGGATCAGTTCTATCACCGTCCTTCTGGTATGACGGTCTCACCGGCTCCGCGACTTTCTTCTCCAGGCTCAGCCAGCTTCTCGTCAACTGGTGGAAAGAAATCTCGCAGACCGGCGACCTCAGCGTCCTCTTTATCGTGCCGCTGATTCTGGGCGGGCTGGTCGTTCTCTATCACCAGATTCGACGTTGGTTCATGCGCCGCTTCGGCAGCAGCCTGTTCGTGCGCAGCAGACCCCCGGACGACACCGATCGCCTGTGGCGCATTGTGCGCGGCGCCGTTTTTGCTGGTCTCTCCATCCTGGCTCTGTTCATCGCGTTTTACCTGAGCTTCGGTGCGGCCGGATTCTTGACCCCGCGGTTTGCCCAGTTCGTCTCGGCTTTTTCCGATCTGTTGATCACACCGGCGATCTTCGGCACGCTCGTCTACCGGATGGCGGCGCCGATCAACCCGGCCTACAGGGTGCTCAATCTCGATGACAAGGCGGCGGGTCGTTTCGCGTTTCTGACGACGCTTGCGGTCGTGCTCTCGGTGTTGAAGGACTCTTTTACTGAGATAGCTGCCGTCCTCTATCTGCCGTCCACCTTCATGGCGGCGCAGGGGGCGTCGGTCGCCATTGGCCTTATCGTCGTCATAGCGGCTATCCTCTTCATTGCCCGCAACCAGGAAGGATTGCCGAAGACCGCGCATGACGGGGCGATCTATTTTACCTGGGCAAGAAAGTTCGGACCGCCGATCTGGCTCCTGCTGCTTGTCGCCACGGTCGCCCTCTGTCTCGGTTATATCGCGCTGGCCGGATTCATCGCCGAGCAGATCGTCGACACTTCGCTCCTGATCGTCACCTTGCTGCTCGTCCATCACCTGACCGACGCGCTGGTGGTGTCGGGTCTCGATAGCGGCTCGAGCTTCGGCCAGTTCCTGCGCAGGATTACCGGGCTCGGCGAGCGCGGCGTCGCGCGCCTGAGCACGGTATTCCGCACCTTCATAGACCTGGCCCTCGTCCTCGTCGGCCTGCCGCTCCTGTTCTTGAACTGGACAGTCACCTGGGTCAGCTTCTCGAGCTTGCTCGACCGGGCCTTCGACACGTTCAAGGTCGGCAACATCAGCTTCTCGCTATCGAGCATAGCTCTCATCATCACCGTCCTGGTCTGCGGCTTCCTGCTCACCAAGATCGTGACCCGCTGGCTCAATGCCCGCGTTCTCTCTCAGACCCAGATCGACAGCGGCGTACGCGACTCGGTTGTGAAAGGCGCCAATTACGCCGGTTATGTCGCCGCAGCCGGCTTTGCGCTTTCTGCCGCGGGTCTAGATTTTTCAAATCTCGCCATCGTCGCCGGCGCACTAGGCGTCGGCATCGGTTTCGGTCTGCAGTCGATCGTCAACAATTTTCTATCCGGCCTCATTCTGCTGGCCGAGCGTCCGGTCAGGGCGGGTGATTGGGTCGACATCAAGGGCTCGGAAGGGATCATCAAGCAGATCAATGTTCGCTCGACCGAGATCGAGACCTTCGACAACTGCTCCATCATCGTGCCGAACTCGCTGCTCATCACCGAGCCGGTCAAGAACTGGACGCATCGCGACACGATCGGCCGTTTCGTGGTGACGGTGCCCGCTTCGGTGAGCGCCGACCCGGTCGAGGTCAGGGATATCATTCTCAAGGCGGCCAAGGATCACGCTTTGGTGCTCTATCATCCCGAGCCCACTGTCACGCTCCGCGACTTCGGCCAGAACGGCTACATATTCGACCTCAAGGCCTATGTCGGCGACATTACCAGCGGCGCCAGCGTGGCGAGCGACATCCGGTTCTCCATTCTCGCGGCCTTCCAGGAGAACGGCATTCAACTGCCGCGCGCCTTCGCCGATGTGAGGGTCGGTGAGTCCGATGTGCCGGCGAGCCAGCCGGCAAGGACAACCGCGAAGCCGGCCAAGGCATGA
- a CDS encoding VOC family protein, with protein sequence MRGIDHLVLCGHDLGAMRDSYTALGFTLTPEARHPFGTGNSLIQLEGCFLELLSVIEPKKITQAGAGHFSFAAFNRDFLERGEGMSMLVLDSTDARADVAAFRAAGLQTYEPFDFQRQAKLPSGEEVTVGFSLAFATDPALPNIAFFTCQQHAPEHFWKPHYQRHANRALTILDVSLVAERPDAHAAFLSAFAGVPAEAVAGGITLRTARGNISCITPQAFARSFGRARDMGQGPHFGGFTVGVRRIARLEEAISAPAYQLRKDGAHRAVLSVDVNGSALAFFALNRQDDEDE encoded by the coding sequence ATGAGAGGCATCGACCATCTGGTGCTCTGCGGGCACGATCTCGGTGCAATGCGCGACAGCTACACGGCGCTGGGCTTCACGCTGACGCCCGAGGCGCGCCATCCTTTCGGCACCGGCAACAGTCTCATCCAGCTCGAAGGCTGCTTTCTCGAATTGCTGAGCGTGATCGAGCCGAAGAAGATCACGCAAGCCGGGGCAGGGCACTTCTCCTTCGCCGCCTTCAATCGCGACTTCCTCGAACGCGGCGAAGGCATGTCGATGCTGGTTCTCGATTCCACCGATGCGCGCGCCGATGTGGCCGCCTTCCGCGCGGCGGGATTGCAGACTTATGAGCCGTTCGATTTTCAGCGCCAGGCGAAGCTTCCCAGTGGCGAAGAGGTGACTGTCGGCTTCTCACTCGCTTTCGCGACCGATCCGGCGCTGCCGAACATCGCTTTCTTCACTTGCCAGCAGCATGCGCCCGAACATTTCTGGAAGCCGCACTATCAGCGCCACGCCAACCGCGCCTTGACCATTCTCGATGTGAGCCTTGTTGCCGAGAGACCTGATGCTCATGCTGCCTTTCTTTCGGCTTTCGCCGGAGTCCCCGCCGAAGCCGTCGCCGGCGGCATCACGCTGCGCACCGCGCGCGGCAACATCAGCTGCATTACGCCTCAAGCCTTCGCGCGGAGTTTCGGCCGCGCGCGCGATATGGGACAGGGCCCGCATTTCGGCGGCTTCACCGTCGGCGTGCGCCGGATTGCCAGGCTGGAGGAGGCGATCAGCGCCCCGGCCTACCAGCTTCGCAAGGATGGCGCTCATCGTGCCGTGCTCTCTGTTGACGTAAACGGTAGCGCTCTTGCGTTTTTTGCGTTGAACCGGCAAGACGATGAAGATGAGTGA
- a CDS encoding PaaI family thioesterase translates to MTRREEIERWWRGAGSPFNEILDMRLVSLGNGEATFEAVPSPRFYNPQQRCHGGYAATMLDSAMGCAIFSRLGKEANFGTIELKVNYVRGIFAETGLLTCTGKVIHFGRRIQTAEARITDAAGKLYAHGSGTFMVYNE, encoded by the coding sequence TTGACGCGACGGGAAGAGATCGAGCGCTGGTGGCGTGGCGCCGGCTCGCCCTTCAACGAAATCCTCGACATGCGGCTGGTGAGCCTGGGCAATGGCGAAGCGACCTTCGAGGCCGTGCCATCCCCCCGTTTCTACAACCCGCAGCAGCGCTGCCACGGCGGCTATGCCGCCACCATGCTCGACAGCGCGATGGGCTGCGCGATCTTTTCCCGGCTCGGCAAGGAAGCCAATTTCGGCACCATCGAACTCAAGGTCAACTATGTGCGCGGCATCTTTGCCGAAACGGGCCTCTTGACCTGCACCGGGAAAGTCATTCATTTCGGCCGGCGCATCCAGACCGCCGAGGCCCGCATCACCGACGCGGCCGGCAAGCTCTATGCGCATGGATCCGGCACTTTTATGGTCTATAACGAATGA
- the kdsA gene encoding 3-deoxy-8-phosphooctulonate synthase: MKPNTTVQIGKLSIGNKLPLTVIAGPCQLESREHAFMMAGKLKEIARKLGIGLVYKSSFDKANRTSLTGKRGLGLEKALAVFADIRKEFDLPILTDVHENHQCAELAPVVDVLQIPAFLSRQTDLLIAAARTGRVVNVKKGQFLAPWDMKNVAAKVVESGNPNVILTERGASFGYNTLVSDMRSLPIMAETGCPVVFDATHSVQQPGGQGTSSGGDRRFVPVLAKAAVAVGVAGVFIETHQDPDNAPSDGPNMVPLDKLEALLTALLAHDRIAKADAA; this comes from the coding sequence ATGAAACCGAATACCACCGTACAGATCGGCAAGTTGAGCATCGGCAACAAGCTGCCGCTGACCGTGATCGCGGGTCCCTGCCAGCTCGAAAGCCGTGAGCATGCCTTCATGATGGCGGGCAAGCTCAAGGAGATCGCCCGGAAGCTCGGGATCGGCCTCGTTTACAAGTCCTCCTTCGACAAGGCGAACCGCACCAGCCTTACCGGCAAGCGCGGCCTTGGCCTCGAAAAGGCGCTTGCCGTCTTCGCCGACATTCGCAAGGAATTCGATCTGCCGATCCTCACCGACGTCCATGAAAATCATCAGTGCGCGGAGCTTGCACCGGTGGTGGACGTGCTCCAGATCCCGGCCTTCCTCTCGCGCCAGACCGATCTCCTCATCGCCGCCGCCCGGACGGGCCGGGTGGTCAATGTGAAGAAGGGACAGTTCCTGGCGCCCTGGGACATGAAGAATGTCGCGGCCAAGGTGGTCGAGAGCGGCAATCCCAATGTCATCCTCACCGAGCGCGGCGCTTCCTTCGGCTACAACACACTGGTGAGCGACATGCGCTCCCTGCCGATCATGGCCGAGACCGGCTGCCCGGTGGTGTTCGACGCCACTCATTCGGTCCAGCAGCCCGGCGGCCAGGGAACGTCCTCGGGCGGCGACCGCCGTTTCGTGCCGGTTCTCGCCAAAGCCGCCGTCGCGGTGGGCGTGGCGGGTGTCTTCATCGAGACGCATCAGGATCCCGACAACGCGCCGTCCGACGGCCCCAATATGGTGCCGCTGGACAAGCTCGAAGCGCTGCTCACCGCACTCCTGGCGCATGACCGGATTGCCAAGGCGGATGCGGCCTAG
- the eno gene encoding phosphopyruvate hydratase: MTAILDITAREILDSRGNPTIEVDVVLEDGSSGRAAVPSGASTGAHEAVELRDGDKLRFLGKGVTKAVAAVNGEIFDTLAGMDAEDQIALDRAMIDLDGTTNKSRLGANAILGVSLANAKAAADTSGLPLYRYVGGPAARILPVPMMNIINGGAHADNPIDFQEFMVMPVGADSFREGLRMGAEIFHTLKGALKKAGHNTNVGDEGGFAPNLPSAEAGLDFVMKAVEQAGYKPGRDVYLALDCAATEFFKDGKYNYEGEGQIRSIDEQVKYLAKLAKDYPIISIEDGMAEDDWEGWKALTELIGKSCQLVGDDLFVTNTKRLKQGITQGVANSILVKVNQIGSLTETLEAVEMAHKAAYTAVMSHRSGETEDATIADLAVATNCGQIKTGSLARSDRLAKYNQLLRIEEELGAQAEYAGRSILR; this comes from the coding sequence ATGACCGCCATTCTCGATATCACAGCGCGCGAAATTCTCGACAGCCGCGGCAACCCGACCATCGAAGTGGACGTGGTGCTGGAGGATGGCTCCTCGGGCCGCGCCGCCGTGCCGTCGGGCGCCTCGACCGGGGCGCATGAGGCGGTGGAGCTGAGGGACGGCGACAAGCTGCGTTTCCTCGGCAAGGGCGTGACCAAGGCTGTCGCAGCCGTCAATGGCGAGATTTTCGACACGCTTGCCGGCATGGATGCCGAGGACCAGATCGCCCTCGACCGCGCCATGATCGACCTCGACGGCACGACCAACAAGAGTCGCCTCGGCGCCAATGCGATTCTCGGCGTGTCGCTCGCCAACGCCAAGGCGGCGGCCGATACCTCGGGGCTTCCGCTCTACCGCTATGTCGGCGGTCCCGCCGCGCGCATCCTGCCGGTGCCGATGATGAACATCATCAATGGCGGCGCCCATGCCGACAATCCGATCGATTTCCAGGAATTCATGGTCATGCCGGTCGGCGCCGACAGTTTCCGTGAAGGCCTGCGCATGGGAGCGGAGATCTTCCACACGCTGAAGGGCGCCCTCAAGAAGGCTGGGCACAACACCAATGTCGGCGATGAAGGCGGCTTCGCGCCGAATTTGCCGTCGGCCGAAGCCGGCCTCGATTTCGTCATGAAAGCGGTCGAGCAGGCGGGCTATAAGCCGGGCAGGGACGTCTATCTGGCGCTCGACTGCGCCGCGACCGAATTCTTCAAGGACGGCAAGTACAATTATGAAGGCGAGGGCCAGATCCGCTCGATCGACGAGCAGGTGAAGTATCTCGCCAAGCTGGCCAAGGACTATCCGATCATTTCGATCGAGGACGGCATGGCGGAGGACGATTGGGAAGGCTGGAAAGCGCTTACCGAGCTTATCGGCAAGAGCTGTCAGTTGGTCGGCGACGACCTGTTCGTGACCAACACCAAGCGGCTGAAGCAGGGAATCACCCAGGGCGTCGCCAATTCCATCCTGGTCAAGGTCAACCAGATCGGCTCGCTCACCGAGACCCTGGAAGCGGTCGAAATGGCCCATAAGGCGGCCTACACCGCCGTCATGTCGCACCGCTCCGGCGAGACCGAGGACGCCACCATCGCCGATCTTGCTGTCGCCACAAATTGCGGCCAGATCAAAACCGGTTCGCTGGCGCGCTCCGACCGGCTGGCGAAATACAATCAGCTGCTGCGGATCGAGGAAGAGTTAGGGGCACAGGCGGAATATGCGGGACGCTCAATCCTTCGATAG
- the dapA gene encoding 4-hydroxy-tetrahydrodipicolinate synthase — translation MTIVGLWIPLITPFRNGELDETSLTRMIRHYAAQPVDGVILGATTGEGLSLSDEETDRIVLVARAELAEAKRQMPIFLGLSGGATVKVLKALHRTQMLAVDGYLIACPYYTRPSQTGLYQHFAQLAGNTDRPIVIYNIPYRTGVNLGNETMLRLAELPNIVGVKDCCADAGQSFDLLRHRPQGFSVLTGEDALFYTALTQGADGGILASAHVGTETLAHVRMLLRQGDQRAALAAWRAYADTPRLLFQEPNPAPIKHWLWRTGLIDSPELRLPMVPISDALAQRIDQHIEGLKARAAA, via the coding sequence ATGACAATCGTGGGTCTGTGGATCCCGCTGATCACCCCCTTCCGTAACGGCGAGCTCGACGAGACGTCGCTCACCCGGATGATCCGCCACTATGCCGCACAGCCGGTCGACGGCGTCATTCTCGGCGCCACCACAGGCGAAGGCTTGAGCCTCAGCGACGAAGAGACCGACCGCATCGTGCTGGTGGCGCGTGCCGAGCTTGCCGAGGCGAAGCGCCAGATGCCGATATTTCTCGGCCTCTCGGGGGGCGCCACGGTGAAGGTGCTCAAGGCGCTGCACCGGACACAGATGCTTGCCGTCGATGGCTATCTGATCGCCTGCCCCTATTACACGCGCCCCTCGCAGACCGGCCTCTACCAGCATTTCGCGCAGCTCGCCGGCAATACGGATCGCCCGATCGTGATCTACAACATCCCTTATCGGACCGGCGTCAACCTCGGCAATGAAACGATGCTGCGCCTGGCGGAACTCCCCAACATTGTCGGTGTGAAGGATTGCTGCGCCGATGCGGGCCAGTCCTTCGATCTTCTGCGCCACAGACCGCAAGGCTTCTCCGTGCTCACCGGAGAAGACGCCCTCTTCTACACCGCGCTCACGCAAGGCGCCGATGGCGGCATTCTCGCTTCCGCTCATGTCGGAACGGAGACCTTGGCGCATGTCCGCATGCTGCTCCGGCAAGGCGACCAGCGAGCGGCACTCGCCGCCTGGCGGGCATATGCCGACACGCCGCGGCTGTTGTTCCAGGAACCCAATCCCGCGCCGATCAAGCACTGGCTGTGGCGCACCGGCCTCATCGACAGTCCGGAGCTCAGACTGCCCATGGTGCCGATCTCGGACGCCCTGGCGCAGCGTATCGATCAGCATATCGAAGGGCTGAAGGCGCGCGCGGCGGCTTGA